One Coprobacter fastidiosus genomic window, CTTTGTCACAACCGGACAATCCGGCTATTAACCCTAATCCCATTACCAATTTTAAAGTATGATTTATGTAAGTTCTCATAACAAAGTCTATTATTTAGGTTCGTAAGTACTGATAACTGTCGCTTTGTAACCGATATATTTGCGCAATAATTTGCTACTGGTTACATCTGGATATATTTTTTGGACGTTTTTGATAAATTCTTCTTCTGTATTGCCGTACCATTTTTGTAAATGCCGGCTACTGTAGGCAATAGTCCGGTTCATATAGTTGGCATCAGCATTTTCCAGTAAAGGATTAACCAAAGACATTTTCAAATGAGTTTGAAGGTTGTCTCCTTTGCGTATGTTGTTTATCGGATACGGACTTTGTGTCAATAGGTCTGAAACGGCATTCCAATAGGCGGCAGTGTTATTTGTTATTTCGGACAAAGGATACACATATCTTTCAGGGATAAAGTCGTATGTTCCGTTACTTCCTTCTGTCGTGCTGTTACAGAAAAACGGAGGAAATTTCAATACTCGGGTACGACGTTCGAGACACCAAGCCGAGTATCCGTTGAAATAATCGGCTATATAACGTTGTTTGATAATTTGTTCCAAGTGATTATCAAAATCTCCTTCTCCGTTAATATCTGCATGATAGAGACAGCGGAAGTCGGTCAATCCTTTTCCGTTCGTGTTCCATTTGATACCGTTTTGTTCTTTATATTCTTTTACCGCACTTGTTAATCCGTATTGAGCAAAAGAGGCTTCTATTCCTTCGTAATAATAACCTTCTGCCGATTTAGATCCTATTCCGTACCGTAAAGCAGCTTCTGCTTTCAGAAAACAGGCATCTGCCCAGTTCATAATAATGTGCTTTGCATCCGGTTTGATAAAATCGTAGTTTATCAAGGACCATTGAGTTGCCAATATTCCGGTATAAGGCGATTCATATTTTGTCGTACCGTTCGGTGAGTTCGGATCGATTGCAACTTCCCACCCGCGAGGTAAAATTCCGCTCCGTTCGGGACTCGGCAGGTGTGGAATACGATAAGTTACGGCGATAGAATCCCTAAATCCCGGTTCGTATGGATTGGGACGGCTTATTGTATCGCTTACGGTATATTGATTCAGTGTTTCTGTCGGATCTACGAATGCTTCTAACCGAGGATCGTTATATGATCTCAAATAAATGAAAAAATATTCGTTTATACGAGGGTAGTCGCTTTCACGGAATCCTTCTGTCGGTATTTTTTTCAAAAAACGGTTGTAGTAGTAAGACACGTCATTCGAAACGTCACTACCCCATGCCGGAGCAACCATATCGTCTAAAGAAGCAATAATCCAGTCTTCATGTTCCATACATTCCCGAGCGTGTTGTTCTGCCAGATCGGGTGCAATATTGGTTGCACGCATAGCTACTTCCAGACGAAGAGTATTGGCAAACTTACGCCATTTGATGATGTCACTGGTTGTTCCAGAGCCGGATCTGAATATCGGATCTTTTTTCAGAACATCAGAACTTGCATCGGGATTAAAACTTTCGGATGCTTTTTTCAGCATATCCAGAATTTGCCGGTACATATCTTCTTCTGTATCATGTTTTACGAGGAATTTGTTCGGATCGAAAATCATGGCATCCGACAAGGGCATGCCTCCGTACATAGATACGACGATCGAGTAAATGTAAGCTTTCCATGTCCTGACTATAGCGACTCGGTTTTCATAGCC contains:
- a CDS encoding SusD/RagB family nutrient-binding outer membrane lipoprotein yields the protein MKKTIISICTAIALGTAVSCTDNFEDININPNKIYEANMESIFPGSVYKTINAMAELNYNQMCWWARYSGHFGGSVDMNESTSDSFYKKFYVEIIRDLELSERQYDGIPGYENRVAIVRTWKAYIYSIVVSMYGGMPLSDAMIFDPNKFLVKHDTEEDMYRQILDMLKKASESFNPDASSDVLKKDPIFRSGSGTTSDIIKWRKFANTLRLEVAMRATNIAPDLAEQHARECMEHEDWIIASLDDMVAPAWGSDVSNDVSYYYNRFLKKIPTEGFRESDYPRINEYFFIYLRSYNDPRLEAFVDPTETLNQYTVSDTISRPNPYEPGFRDSIAVTYRIPHLPSPERSGILPRGWEVAIDPNSPNGTTKYESPYTGILATQWSLINYDFIKPDAKHIIMNWADACFLKAEAALRYGIGSKSAEGYYYEGIEASFAQYGLTSAVKEYKEQNGIKWNTNGKGLTDFRCLYHADINGEGDFDNHLEQIIKQRYIADYFNGYSAWCLERRTRVLKFPPFFCNSTTEGSNGTYDFIPERYVYPLSEITNNTAAYWNAVSDLLTQSPYPINNIRKGDNLQTHLKMSLVNPLLENADANYMNRTIAYSSRHLQKWYGNTEEEFIKNVQKIYPDVTSSKLLRKYIGYKATVISTYEPK